The following proteins come from a genomic window of Nocardioides albertanoniae:
- the mobF gene encoding MobF family relaxase, whose amino-acid sequence MVVSMRVMHAGDGYKYLLKSVAAGDGNRALSTPLTRYYAEAGTPPGRWMGSGLPGVGGGRIRQGAQVTETQLALLIGAGRDPVTGEPLGRAYPEYKPTEERIADRVRHLDSNLSDDDRATETARIEAEEAAQSGRRAVAAYDFTFSVPKSVSVMWGVADANTQELLLAAHHAAVADVIDYMEREVAATRAGVANADGAVSQVGVEGIIAAAFDHWDSRAGDPQLHTHVVISNKVQAALDGRWRSLDSRPMHAAVTAVSAHYNAVLADRITGTFGLAWEQRGRDADRNPQWEIAGVDEALIKEFSNRSRSIEVEKNRMIDEYVARHGRRPSNATIVVFRARATLATRPEKQLRSLLDLTTEWRLRAGRLLRCDAMSWARGLTRPCLPAIVRAEQIPAELIEEIGRSVVAEVERKRSTWRHWNLWAEASRQTMHWRFPNAAEREYVVSKIVEAAEAHSVALTPPELTPSPPEYQMEDGTSVFRPRHATKYSSTAVMAAEGRLLERAESRTAPRLGPETVARAVRCNYQGRRITRNQADALESIANSSRLVDLLVGPAGAGKTTAMHALLTAWRREHGRGSVVGLAPSAAAADVLAGDLGIRCENTAKWLHEHTAGNVRLHRGQLVIIDEATLADTTTLDQITSLAAIAGAKVLLVGDWAQLQSVDAGGAFTLLAAARTDVPELAEVHRFRNEWERETSLDLRAGRLEAITAYARHDRLRDGTTDEMLEAAYTAWLNDQANGRASVLVTETTETVHALNARARAERILTGQTQASREVTLASGEPASVGDIVITRRNDRRLRSLRGAWVRNGDRWCIDDVGKDGTLVVSRRANHAATVILPADYVSEHVDLGYAITAHRAQGITVDTAHVLASSRTTRENLYVSMTRGRDANTAYVALDQPDDTHAGHPDDGETNAHTVLCGVLQHSSAELSAHQTITAEHETWSSIAQLAAEYDTIAAVAQRDRWADLVRRSGLTDSQADDVVAGDAFGPLTASLRRAEANGHAVDRLLPRLVAQRDLTDAEDVAAVLQYRLRLATNAKPTRRGVASAQRFIAGMIPEAIGEMPTAMREALDERRGLVEARAKALAETAVLERPAWTRRLGEPPTSPAVRRDWIAAVGTIAAYRDRYQITSDIPLGPGARSEAERADRTLALIAQRRAESLAVTLAADRAKPAASLQSGLR is encoded by the coding sequence ACGCGGGCGACGGCTACAAGTATCTCCTGAAGAGTGTGGCCGCCGGCGACGGCAACCGAGCGCTGTCCACGCCGCTGACCCGCTACTACGCCGAAGCGGGCACCCCGCCGGGACGGTGGATGGGATCTGGGCTACCGGGCGTCGGCGGAGGCAGGATCAGGCAGGGCGCCCAGGTGACCGAGACACAGCTCGCGCTCTTGATCGGCGCTGGCCGTGACCCGGTGACCGGCGAGCCGCTCGGCCGGGCGTACCCCGAATACAAGCCGACCGAGGAGCGAATCGCTGACCGTGTACGCCACCTCGACTCCAACCTCAGCGACGACGATCGAGCGACGGAGACGGCGCGGATCGAGGCCGAGGAGGCCGCCCAGTCCGGACGGCGGGCGGTGGCGGCGTACGACTTCACTTTCAGCGTCCCCAAGTCGGTCTCAGTGATGTGGGGCGTGGCCGATGCGAACACCCAGGAACTGCTCCTGGCGGCGCACCATGCGGCGGTCGCCGACGTCATCGACTACATGGAGCGCGAGGTGGCCGCGACAAGGGCCGGGGTTGCCAATGCCGACGGTGCCGTCTCGCAGGTCGGCGTTGAGGGCATCATCGCGGCCGCCTTCGACCATTGGGACTCGCGCGCCGGCGACCCTCAACTTCACACCCACGTGGTCATTTCCAACAAGGTCCAAGCCGCGCTCGACGGTCGGTGGCGCAGCCTCGACAGCCGGCCGATGCACGCCGCGGTCACCGCCGTCTCCGCGCACTACAACGCGGTGCTCGCCGACCGGATCACCGGAACCTTCGGGCTCGCGTGGGAGCAGCGGGGGAGGGACGCTGATCGCAACCCGCAGTGGGAGATTGCCGGCGTCGACGAGGCGCTGATCAAGGAGTTCTCCAACCGGTCCCGCTCCATCGAGGTGGAGAAGAACCGGATGATCGACGAGTACGTCGCCCGCCACGGTCGCCGCCCCAGCAACGCCACCATCGTCGTCTTCCGCGCCCGAGCGACCCTAGCTACCCGTCCCGAGAAGCAGTTGCGGTCACTGCTCGACCTGACTACCGAATGGCGCCTCCGTGCCGGACGGCTTCTTCGTTGCGACGCCATGTCCTGGGCGCGCGGCTTGACGCGGCCTTGCCTCCCGGCGATCGTGAGGGCCGAGCAGATTCCGGCTGAGCTCATCGAAGAGATCGGCCGCAGCGTCGTGGCCGAGGTCGAACGGAAGCGGTCGACCTGGCGCCACTGGAACCTATGGGCAGAAGCCTCCCGCCAAACCATGCATTGGCGCTTCCCCAACGCCGCCGAACGTGAATACGTCGTCAGCAAGATCGTCGAAGCGGCCGAAGCCCACTCGGTCGCGCTCACTCCGCCCGAACTGACCCCGAGCCCGCCTGAGTACCAGATGGAAGACGGCACGTCGGTGTTCCGGCCGCGCCACGCCACCAAATACTCATCAACCGCGGTGATGGCGGCCGAGGGCCGGCTCCTGGAACGCGCCGAGTCCCGCACGGCCCCGAGGCTAGGCCCCGAAACGGTCGCCCGCGCCGTACGCTGCAATTACCAGGGCCGTCGCATCACCCGCAACCAAGCCGACGCCCTCGAATCCATTGCCAACTCCAGCAGACTGGTCGACCTCCTTGTCGGTCCAGCCGGCGCCGGGAAGACCACCGCCATGCACGCCCTCCTCACCGCCTGGCGGCGCGAGCACGGCCGAGGCAGCGTCGTCGGCCTCGCACCCTCCGCAGCCGCAGCCGACGTACTCGCCGGAGACCTCGGCATCCGCTGCGAGAACACCGCGAAATGGCTCCACGAACACACCGCCGGCAACGTGCGCCTCCACCGAGGCCAGCTCGTCATCATCGACGAAGCCACCCTCGCCGACACCACCACCCTCGACCAGATCACCAGCCTCGCCGCCATCGCCGGCGCGAAGGTCCTGCTCGTGGGGGACTGGGCACAACTCCAGTCCGTCGATGCCGGCGGTGCCTTCACCCTGCTCGCCGCCGCCAGAACAGACGTCCCCGAACTCGCCGAGGTCCACCGCTTCCGCAACGAGTGGGAACGCGAAACCAGCCTCGACCTCCGGGCCGGTCGCCTTGAGGCCATAACGGCGTATGCCCGACACGACCGCCTCCGCGATGGCACCACCGACGAGATGCTCGAAGCCGCCTACACCGCCTGGCTGAACGACCAGGCCAACGGCCGAGCGAGCGTTCTCGTCACCGAAACCACCGAAACCGTCCACGCCCTCAACGCCCGCGCAAGAGCAGAACGCATCCTCACCGGCCAGACCCAAGCCTCCCGCGAAGTCACCCTCGCCAGCGGGGAACCCGCCTCAGTCGGTGACATCGTGATCACCCGCCGGAACGACCGCCGCCTCCGTTCCCTGCGTGGCGCTTGGGTCCGCAACGGCGACCGATGGTGCATCGACGACGTCGGCAAAGATGGAACCCTCGTCGTCTCCCGCCGGGCCAACCACGCCGCGACCGTCATCCTTCCCGCCGACTACGTCTCCGAACACGTAGACCTCGGATACGCCATCACCGCCCATCGCGCCCAAGGTATCACCGTCGACACCGCCCACGTCCTCGCATCCTCGAGAACAACCAGAGAGAACCTGTACGTCTCCATGACCCGTGGCCGCGACGCCAACACCGCCTACGTCGCCCTCGACCAGCCCGATGACACCCACGCCGGCCACCCCGACGACGGCGAGACGAACGCCCACACCGTGCTCTGCGGCGTACTCCAACACTCCAGCGCCGAGCTCTCCGCGCATCAGACCATCACGGCCGAACACGAGACCTGGAGCTCCATCGCTCAACTCGCAGCTGAGTACGACACCATCGCCGCCGTCGCCCAACGCGACCGGTGGGCCGACCTCGTCCGCCGCTCCGGTCTGACCGATTCTCAAGCCGACGACGTCGTCGCAGGTGATGCCTTTGGGCCCCTGACCGCGTCGCTGCGCCGCGCCGAAGCCAATGGCCACGCGGTAGACCGACTCCTCCCACGCCTCGTAGCCCAACGCGACCTCACCGACGCAGAGGATGTTGCTGCTGTCCTTCAATACCGACTCCGCCTCGCCACGAACGCGAAGCCGACCCGCAGGGGAGTGGCCTCAGCCCAGCGCTTCATCGCGGGCATGATCCCCGAAGCAATCGGCGAGATGCCCACCGCGATGCGCGAAGCCCTCGACGAGCGCAGGGGCCTGGTCGAAGCACGAGCCAAGGCCCTCGCCGAGACCGCGGTGCTTGAGCGCCCTGCCTGGACCCGTCGGCTGGGCGAACCACCGACATCGCCCGCGGTCCGCCGTGACTGGATCGCCGCGGTCGGAACCATCGCCGCCTACCGCGACCGCTACCAGATCACCAGCGACATCCCACTCGGCCCGGGCGCGCGAAGTGAAGCAGAACGAGCTGATCGGACCCTCGCCCTTATCGCCCAGCGGCGAGCGGAAAGCCTTGCCGTGACCCTGGCCGCAGACCGAGCAAAGCCCGCGGCGTCCTTGCAGTCGGGCCTCAGATAG